In a single window of the Ancylothrix sp. D3o genome:
- the rlmN gene encoding 23S rRNA (adenine(2503)-C(2))-methyltransferase RlmN — MVALLGLSQPELKEWVQQQGQPAYRGQQLHQWIYQKGARSLGDITVFPKQWRESMAEVAIGRSSIYYRSQAGDETVKYLLKLADNQIIEAVGIPTEKRLTVCVSSQVGCPMGCDFCATGKGGFKRNLAAHEIVDQVLTVQEDFGRRVSNVVFMGMGEPLLNTENVLVALRSLNEDVGIGQRNMTVSTVGIRHRILELAEHKLQVTLAVSLHASNQVLREKLIPSALRYPLDELMAECREYVKITGRRLTFEYILLAGVNDLPEHAEELAELMRGFQCHVNLIPYNPINEVDYQRPSKDRIYQFVKVLEEYNVAVSVRYSRGLEADAACGQLRAMKS, encoded by the coding sequence ATGGTGGCTTTATTAGGTCTTTCTCAACCGGAATTAAAAGAATGGGTGCAACAACAAGGACAGCCGGCCTATCGGGGGCAGCAGTTGCACCAGTGGATATATCAAAAAGGAGCGCGATCTTTAGGAGACATTACGGTATTTCCTAAGCAATGGCGGGAAAGTATGGCAGAGGTGGCGATTGGCCGGTCGAGTATTTATTATCGTTCGCAAGCAGGCGATGAAACGGTAAAATATTTGCTCAAGTTGGCGGATAATCAAATTATTGAAGCGGTGGGAATTCCTACAGAAAAACGCTTGACGGTTTGTGTTTCTTCGCAGGTTGGTTGTCCGATGGGGTGCGATTTTTGTGCCACCGGCAAGGGTGGTTTTAAACGCAATTTGGCTGCCCATGAAATTGTCGATCAAGTGTTAACGGTACAGGAAGATTTTGGCCGCAGGGTGAGTAATGTTGTGTTTATGGGGATGGGGGAACCGTTGCTTAATACTGAGAATGTGTTGGTGGCGTTACGTTCTTTGAATGAAGATGTGGGAATTGGCCAGCGAAATATGACGGTTTCGACTGTGGGAATTCGCCACCGCATTCTGGAATTGGCAGAACATAAATTACAAGTGACTTTGGCGGTAAGTTTACACGCTTCTAATCAAGTTTTGCGGGAAAAATTAATTCCGAGTGCGCTGCGTTATCCGCTGGATGAGTTGATGGCAGAATGTCGGGAATATGTGAAGATTACGGGGCGAAGATTAACGTTTGAATATATTTTGCTGGCGGGTGTAAATGATTTGCCAGAACACGCAGAAGAACTGGCTGAACTTATGCGGGGGTTTCAATGTCATGTGAATTTGATTCCTTATAATCCTATTAATGAGGTGGATTATCAGCGACCATCAAAAGACCGTATTTATCAGTTTGTGAAGGTTTTGGAGGAGTATAATGTGGCGGTGAGTGTACGCTATTCTCGCGGTTTAGAGGCGGATGCGGCGTGCGGACAATTACGGGCTATGAAATCTTAG
- a CDS encoding tetratricopeptide repeat protein — MKLSLCMIVKNEEATLRDCLHSVKDVVDEMVVLDTGSTDRTVEIAQELGANVYFFEWCNDFAVARNEALRFVTGDWVIVLDADEKLKPEIVPLMRQAMQNEQCILINLIRHEVGAAQSPYSMVSRLFRHHPELYFTHPYHAMVDDSVAELLEKQPNWQILELAEVAISHEGYTEQAIGAQNKFNRAASAMEAYLSQYPNDPYTCSKLGALYVRSGKIERGIQLLEIGLRGVPSWRTRKPVEVPVLYELHYHLGIAYSRIGKASQAKSHYLAAMEMPVLPYIKLGTYNNYGNLLLETGDITGAIIAYTTVLELDPTLATAHFNLGIAYKDKGQLQDAIKCYRQAIALNPNFAEAYQNLGVALLKAGNVFESLDTFREAITRYEEQQSPAAAKLRQSLKEMGLRI; from the coding sequence ATGAAACTAAGCCTTTGCATGATTGTCAAAAATGAAGAAGCCACACTACGCGATTGTCTCCATAGTGTTAAAGATGTGGTAGACGAAATGGTGGTTTTAGACACCGGCTCTACAGATCGCACGGTGGAAATTGCCCAAGAATTGGGAGCCAATGTCTATTTTTTTGAGTGGTGTAATGATTTTGCTGTTGCTCGCAATGAGGCGCTGCGTTTTGTCACCGGCGATTGGGTAATTGTACTGGATGCAGATGAAAAACTTAAACCAGAAATTGTGCCGCTGATGAGACAAGCCATGCAAAATGAGCAGTGTATCCTCATTAATTTAATTCGTCACGAAGTCGGCGCCGCTCAGTCTCCTTACTCGATGGTGTCGCGTTTGTTTCGCCATCATCCCGAACTTTATTTTACTCACCCCTATCATGCAATGGTTGATGATAGTGTGGCGGAACTGTTAGAAAAACAGCCTAACTGGCAAATTTTAGAACTCGCAGAAGTTGCTATCTCTCACGAAGGTTACACCGAACAAGCAATCGGTGCCCAAAATAAATTTAACCGGGCTGCTTCGGCAATGGAAGCTTATTTATCTCAGTATCCCAATGATCCCTACACTTGCAGTAAATTGGGTGCTTTGTATGTCAGAAGTGGCAAAATTGAGCGGGGAATTCAATTACTAGAAATTGGTTTGCGCGGGGTTCCTTCTTGGCGAACACGAAAACCTGTTGAGGTGCCGGTGCTTTATGAACTCCATTATCATTTAGGCATTGCTTACAGCCGCATTGGGAAAGCTTCTCAGGCAAAGTCTCATTATTTAGCCGCAATGGAAATGCCGGTTTTACCTTATATTAAACTGGGAACTTATAATAATTATGGCAATTTGTTGCTGGAAACCGGCGACATCACCGGCGCGATAATTGCTTATACAACGGTTTTAGAACTTGACCCGACTTTGGCAACGGCTCATTTTAATTTAGGCATTGCTTACAAAGATAAAGGCCAGTTACAAGATGCCATAAAGTGCTACCGGCAAGCAATTGCTCTCAATCCCAACTTTGCTGAAGCTTATCAAAACTTAGGCGTTGCTTTACTGAAAGCCGGCAATGTTTTTGAAAGTTTAGACACTTTTCGAGAAGCCATAACTCGCTATGAAGAACAACAGTCACCCGCAGCCGCTAAGTTGCGCCAAAGCTTAAAAGAAATGGGGTTAAGAATTTAA
- a CDS encoding serine/threonine-protein kinase, translating into MDTLLGKILAGRYKILSALGGGAFGQTYVAEDLQLPDNPRCVVKQFKPQTQDPQTLETARRLFDTEATVLHRLGKHDQIPRLFAHFEEDGEFYLVQDCIEGQPLCQEIKKGNCLSETEVIAILQDILTVLAFVHQQNVIHRDIKPSNIIRRFYDKKLVLIDFGAVKQVTSQGVNDGFTVAIGTPGYMPSEQLAGQPRPNSDIYALGMMSIQALTGILPSQLPQNAQTGDPLWRPQVSINEFLANILDKMVRYHFIERYQSAGEVLLDLAKISSFFTEETQIKRDSLNDSLPLTLPPHTSTVSQNLTTPAAASTVSQETVVDSLIPPSKNKKFSYLLALMILTGFVVGGFFLFPRTDNLTAANQFLDAEKPEEALTVADKALAQNERDAQAWKIRGDALFLLERYESALSAYQKASELAPNNPKFWNNQGESFYILQRYQDALNAHRKALEIDPNNVVALNKIGLAFIGLQKYQDALDTFEKARQIKPNDPEAWENRGLALEYLQRRQDAQRAYEEALASSNDTLKLDPNNLQSRINSGRILNKLQRPEEALKVFDEAIGIKADFFPAWINKGNTLMLLRRPNEALKAFDKALEIRPKSYLTWHNRGSLLIANGRFDEAIKSYDKALQIQDQFYPAFREKGFALLQTKRSVEALSAFNQAVKIEPKDSKSWVGRSLALAELKRNDEALAGLDKAVEIEPKDPAAWLNRGLVQEQTQRYEEALKSYNKAVELDPTFQPAILARKKLQQKLN; encoded by the coding sequence ATGGACACTCTACTCGGAAAAATACTGGCTGGACGGTATAAAATTTTAAGCGCCTTGGGAGGAGGAGCTTTTGGTCAAACCTATGTTGCGGAAGATTTACAACTGCCAGACAACCCCCGGTGTGTAGTCAAACAATTTAAACCCCAAACACAAGATCCGCAAACCCTCGAAACCGCCAGAAGATTGTTTGACACCGAAGCAACAGTTTTGCATCGCTTAGGGAAACATGACCAAATTCCCCGCCTCTTCGCTCACTTTGAAGAAGATGGAGAATTTTATTTAGTCCAAGATTGTATTGAAGGCCAGCCTCTTTGTCAGGAAATCAAAAAAGGCAACTGTTTAAGCGAGACTGAAGTTATAGCAATTTTACAAGATATTTTAACCGTTTTAGCCTTTGTTCACCAACAAAATGTTATTCACCGCGATATCAAACCTTCTAATATTATTCGCCGCTTTTATGACAAAAAATTAGTATTAATTGATTTTGGGGCAGTTAAACAAGTCACCAGTCAAGGAGTCAACGACGGTTTTACAGTTGCTATTGGCACGCCCGGTTATATGCCTAGCGAACAACTGGCCGGTCAACCGCGCCCAAACAGTGATATTTACGCGCTGGGAATGATGAGTATTCAAGCCTTAACCGGCATTTTACCTTCACAACTTCCCCAAAATGCCCAAACCGGCGATCCGCTGTGGCGTCCTCAAGTTTCTATTAACGAGTTTCTCGCCAATATTTTAGACAAAATGGTGCGTTATCATTTTATTGAACGCTATCAATCTGCCGGTGAAGTTCTCCTTGATTTAGCTAAGATATCAAGTTTTTTCACAGAGGAAACTCAAATTAAGCGCGATTCTCTCAACGATAGCCTTCCCCTGACTTTACCGCCCCATACTTCCACAGTTTCCCAAAATTTGACAACTCCAGCAGCCGCATCCACCGTTTCACAAGAAACCGTTGTCGATAGTCTGATTCCGCCATCTAAAAATAAAAAATTTAGCTATCTTTTGGCATTGATGATCCTAACCGGCTTCGTGGTTGGAGGTTTTTTTCTATTCCCTCGTACAGATAACTTAACGGCTGCCAATCAATTTTTGGATGCCGAAAAACCCGAAGAAGCCCTTACCGTTGCTGACAAAGCCCTGGCTCAAAATGAACGCGATGCTCAAGCCTGGAAAATTCGCGGCGATGCCTTATTTCTTTTAGAACGCTATGAATCAGCTTTATCCGCCTATCAAAAAGCTAGTGAACTTGCGCCAAATAATCCCAAATTTTGGAACAATCAAGGCGAAAGCTTTTATATTTTGCAACGATATCAAGATGCTTTAAATGCCCATAGAAAAGCCTTAGAAATTGACCCGAATAATGTGGTGGCTTTAAACAAAATCGGCCTGGCATTTATTGGCCTCCAAAAGTATCAAGATGCCCTGGATACTTTTGAAAAAGCCCGGCAAATTAAACCGAATGACCCCGAAGCCTGGGAAAATCGCGGTTTAGCTTTGGAATATTTGCAACGCCGGCAAGATGCCCAAAGAGCCTACGAAGAAGCCCTCGCCTCTTCTAATGATACGCTCAAACTTGACCCCAACAATCTCCAATCTCGAATTAATAGCGGTCGGATTTTAAATAAGTTGCAACGTCCCGAAGAAGCCCTGAAAGTTTTTGATGAAGCCATTGGTATTAAAGCCGATTTTTTCCCGGCTTGGATTAATAAAGGCAATACACTGATGCTTTTACGCCGGCCAAATGAAGCCCTCAAAGCCTTTGATAAAGCTTTAGAAATTCGGCCTAAATCTTATCTAACTTGGCATAATCGCGGCTCACTGTTGATTGCTAATGGCCGCTTTGATGAAGCTATCAAATCCTACGATAAAGCCCTACAAATTCAAGACCAGTTTTATCCAGCATTCCGCGAGAAAGGTTTTGCTTTATTACAAACAAAAAGGTCGGTTGAGGCTCTTTCTGCTTTTAATCAAGCTGTAAAAATTGAGCCAAAAGATAGTAAATCTTGGGTGGGAAGAAGTCTTGCTCTTGCTGAACTGAAACGCAATGATGAAGCATTGGCAGGTTTAGATAAAGCAGTGGAAATTGAACCCAAAGATCCGGCTGCTTGGCTAAATAGAGGTTTGGTTCAAGAACAAACTCAGCGCTATGAAGAAGCCCTCAAGTCTTATAACAAAGCTGTTGAACTTGACCCGACGTTTCAACCGGCTATCCTTGCTCGCAAAAAATTACAGCAAAAGTTAAATTAA
- a CDS encoding GlsB/YeaQ/YmgE family stress response membrane protein — protein MGILAWVILGLIAGALAKAIYPGHQGGGFLATTGLGILGAVVGGYLGSMLLGTSGGASYAALSIPSIAFAVLGAVLILFIWGLLTQRA, from the coding sequence ATGGGAATTCTAGCTTGGGTTATTTTAGGTCTGATTGCCGGCGCCCTTGCCAAAGCAATTTATCCAGGTCATCAAGGTGGCGGATTTCTTGCCACAACCGGTTTAGGAATTTTGGGTGCAGTTGTAGGTGGCTATCTTGGTAGTATGCTCTTAGGAACGAGTGGGGGTGCATCCTATGCAGCGTTGAGCATTCCTAGTATTGCTTTTGCGGTTTTAGGTGCTGTTTTGATTTTGTTCATTTGGGGTTTGTTAACTCAACGCGCTTAA
- a CDS encoding replication restart DNA helicase PriA → MNSEKIRCPNCGDHAERDYVLAHHLRRTQCNSCDYLMITCSLTGKVIEAYAPGIKASR, encoded by the coding sequence ATGAACAGCGAAAAAATTCGTTGCCCCAACTGTGGTGATCATGCTGAGCGAGATTACGTTCTTGCTCATCATTTAAGGCGCACTCAATGCAATAGCTGTGATTATTTAATGATTACTTGCTCACTCACCGGCAAAGTCATCGAAGCCTACGCCCCCGGCATCAAAGCTAGTCGGTAA